The following DNA comes from Bos indicus isolate NIAB-ARS_2022 breed Sahiwal x Tharparkar chromosome 3, NIAB-ARS_B.indTharparkar_mat_pri_1.0, whole genome shotgun sequence.
TGAGGCTGAACTGCGGAAGCTGTAACTCCAAAATGAGTGCAAAGTGGACCATCTGGGCAAGGAGATCCAGACTCAGGGAAGGTAGGGGGCTCTCCAAGCTGGACTGTCCAGGCTAGGTTTGTCAGACAAGCAGGATCCAAACAACGCCCAAATgggcagggaggaagaggaaagacagaggaaggggaGGTGGATGCCCAGAGGGAGCCAAACCAGCACAAAGGCACAGGGGCAGGATTAGGAGAGCGGATAGGAGGGCAGCAAGCTGAGAATTCCTCCCGGGGCCGTGTGAGGCCACAGGGAACTTTTTTCTGCTTACACGTATGTTACATTGGCTTTACATATGGGGCAAAGGGTAGGGGAGTGGGGAGGTCattccttaaattttttaatagctCACTATGTGTTCTTACTGTCATTACCTCATTTAGTTCTCATTTTCATGTGGGAACTGCCATTatatttcccattttatggattgGAAACCAGAGGCTCATAGAATCCAGTGATTTGCTCAAAAATATACAACTCCTAAGAACaggggcagagaaggaaatggcaacccactccagttttcttgccgggagaattccatggacagaggagcctggcgggctatagcccatagggtcacaaagggttggacatgactgagtgactaacacacacacacacacactcacacacacatacacacaaggcctggggtggggcctcAAGCCAGGTCTCTTGTCCCAAGACCAATTCTCTTCCTTCTGTCCATAATGAACAGAAGTTACTACTCTAAATGCGGCACGtcggcttccctagtggctcagtggtaaaaaaaaaaaatctgcctgcaatgcaggtgacttgcaggagacgcaagttcaacccctgggttgggaagataccctggaggagggcatggcaacccactccagtattcttgcctggagaatcccatgaacagaggagtctggcaggctacagaccattgggtcgcaaagagtcagacatgactgagcaactgagcatggatACATGCCTACGTGGATACGTGGATACACGCATATGTGGAGCTCCAGTAGACCACAGAACACTCTGAACTTAACACTATTCTTCTCTCTCCTACACCACCTGACCCTCTTCAGCCACCCCTGTACCTGTCACTTTGAGCTGGAAGTGGAAGCAGCAAAGAGGAGAACAAGAATGGGGAAGGAAAATGGTCTGGTTCCCAGGAGAGGAAGTTAATTTGGCCCAAGaagctcttccttcctctccacatTGCCTCCCAAACCCTGATAAGAAGGAGCAGGCTCCTAATAAGGGCCCACTCTAGGCACTTGGAGCTCTCTCCAAGACCCCCGGATGGTACCTCTTCTTCTCAGTCTGGATAAAATGGAGTGGGATTCACGCCAGGAAGGAAACAAACCCAAAACTTCACCGAGGGTCAGGATCCCAAACCAGAAAGTACAGCTCTGAGTTCACAAGGCAGACACAGAACTGGATTCCTGGTCCCACCTCTGCTCAGCAGCCCAGTGTCCCAGGATTGGGCCCCTAAATCATCACATGGACCACTGCAAAGGAGCAGCAAATATTCCTCCAGGGCTGACCGTGTGCAGGGTCAGGATTCCACCTCACAGCAATGGGCTCAAGCCCAGGAGTTCTTAACTGCAGCTCCATCCTGCCCTCCAACATTCTACAGCTCACGTGGTACCTGACACTCTCAGTGGTGGGTACATCCTCCCAATTCCACGATCAAGAGGCTGAAGTTCAGTGAAATTAGGTGGCCTGCAAAGGCCACACACTCTCATGAGATGGGACAGGTGTTCAACCCATCCTGGCCACTCTAACCTGAGCTCTTCACCCCACACATTGCCCCTGAACTGAGGAAAGAGGGTGTGGGACCAAACGAGTTCTGAACTCTCACACTCTGAGGCCCCGGGCTGCAGCTCCCCAAGAGGCCTCAGCTTCCATGCAAGGGGCCCCGTGATCTAGTGGGTCTACCAGGCGGGGAGGCAGGCTCATGTTGGGGCTCTGTGCCACTAATTGTGTGAACTTGGGAAGGCCACTTGGctcctgtgactcagtttccccacccaTGAATGGAAATAACATTTTCCACCCTCCTATGACCATTGTCATTTAAGTGAAGGTGAATAAGTGAATGTGGAATCACTTTGAAAAGACTACAGCTGTGTGCATGCAGGTTACCCTTATTATCTGCAAATGAAACTATTCAAAGCTGTAAGCACCACAGACTTGACGTGTCTCCCACTGTCACCCCCAGCCTGCCTGGTTTCAGGGTTTTCATGCTGAAGTCAAAGCTTGAATGGACCTAAAGAAGGAATCTTAGTTCATGTTTGTGGATATCCAAGCTCACTGGCGTGTTCTCCTTAACCCCAtccctaatacacacacacatgcgcatgtgtgcacacacacacacacacacacacactattcctTACTTTCCACTGCCTCGAAAGACTTTTAATGAAATCATTCCCCATAAACATCTTGGACTtatagaatggccatcattaaaaagtctacgaATAATAAAgtttggagagggtgtggagaaaaagggaactctcctacactgttgatggaaaagtaaattggtgcagccattatggaaaacagtatggaggttcctagaAAACCTAGAGTTGCGATGTGATCCAGctatctcactcctgggcatgcacccggacaaaactataattcaaaaagatacatgcaccctgatgttcatggcagcaccatttacaatagccaagacatggaaacaatctaaatgtccaccaacaaatGTATGGATAAAGAGCATGTGgtatataaatacaatggaatattactcagccatcaaaaagagtgaaataatgccatctgcagcaacatggatagatctagagattatcatactgtgaagtcagtcagaaatagaaagacaaatgccatatgctatcccttatatatggaatctaaaatatgacacaaatcaacatatctatgaaagagaaatagactcacagacagaaaacagactcGTAGTTGCCAGAAGGAAGGTAGTTGGGTTAGGGAAgaattgggagcttgggattagcagatgcaaacgcTAGTTTCTATAGGATGGGTAAAcagcaaggtcttactgtatagcacaggaactatattcagtagcCTGTGATaaaatgtaatggaaaagaatatatataaaaaactgggTCATTTTGCTatgcagcagaaatcaacacactTAAATCAactaatacttcaataaaattaaaagaaaaataaaaaacatcttAGACTTAGGCACAAAAAATATCAgtggctatgggcttccctggtggttctgatggtaaagtgtctgcctgtaatataggagacccgggttcgatccttgggttgggaagattcccctggagaaggaaatggcaacccactccagtattcttgcctggagaattccatggacaaaggagcctggcaggctacaacccacggagttgcagagtcagacatgactgagcaactaacactttcacttatgttGGCTTCTAAAGTCGCTATTATGTGGGGAAGTTCACAAAAATAATGACTGTAACTTAATGATCTCTCCATCAGGCATTTCACACATGCTATCTCAGTTAATGTATCCTCTAAACAACCCTAGACTTACTTACAGAGGAGGGGCTAAGGCTTACTGCTGGGAGGACAGTGCTTGTCCACTCAGCCTTCATCTTCATCCTTCCCAACAGAATTCCAATTGGGTCCAagaggtagtggtggtggtgataagaACTGGTTCAATTCTAGACATACTTTGATGATATAATACCTAAAAGGATAGGTAAGGGACTGGCCATAAAGTGTGAGAAAAAAGAGTTAAAGGTGAGATTGGGCACGAAAAGTGTTGGGTAAACTGGAGAACTTCGAACAAACACCAAAttacacattttattattatgaCCTCTCCCTGTCATTGTGTATGGACACTCTGTTTGGGTGGAGAAGTTTTCCCCTCTCAGTCTGGCTCTGTCTTTCCAATTTCTTCTCTCATTATTAGTGTGCAGACTCCAAGTGTGCAAACTAGTTTCCAGAAGAATGTTGCCAAAATAACCACAAGGTTCCATCCTGAGctaaaaataaaccattttttaACCTATTGGTAAACCTCACTGCAAGCTGGATCAAGAACCAGCTGAACCCTATATTAGCTCTTGCATGATGCCTTTCTTCCTCTCCACAGCTCACAGCAGGCGGGGAAGACTGAGGGTCTTCATGCTGTTTCCCTGACCCCGTAGGATGGATGTGTGTGGCTGGAAAGAAATGGAGGTTGCTCTGGTCAACTTTGATAACTCAGATGAAATCCAGGAAGAGCCAGGCTATGCCACAGACTTTGACCCAACCACCCCAAAAGGCTGGCCTGGGAGCAGCCCCTTTTCCAACTGGAAGACCCTCATCAACGACAGCACCAGCCATGAGACGGTCTTCTCCAAGCTCCCAGGAGACTACATTGATTCCCCAGGGCCTGAGACGGTGGTCTTAAATGAAGGATACCAGCGGGTGATCATCAACATTGCTGGCCTGAGGTTCGAGACCCAGCTCAGAACCCTCAATCAGTTCCCAGAGACCCTCCTGGGAAACCGGGAGAAAAGGATGCAGTTCTTTGACTCCATGAGAAATGAGTATTTCTTTGACAGGAACCGGCCTAGTTTTGATGGGATCCTATACTATTACCAATCTGGTGGGAAGATCCGGCGCCCGGCCAATGTCCCTATCGACGTCTTTGCAGACGAGATCTCCTTCTATGAGCTGGGCAGTGAGGCCATGGACCAGTTCCGAGAGGATGAAGGCTTCATCAAAGATCCTGAAACATTGCTCCCCACCAATGACATCCACCGGCAGTTCTGGCTCCTCTTCGAGTACCCTGAGAGCTCCAGTGCCGCCCGTGGTGTGGCTGTGGTCTCCGTCTTGGTCGTGATCATCTCCATCACCATCTTCTGCCTGGAGACCCTTCCTGAGTTCCGAGAGGATAGGGAGCTGAAGGTGGTGAGAGACCCCAGCCTCAACATGAGCAAAACAGTCCTCTCCCACACCATGTTCACTGACCCGTTCTTCATGGTGGAGTCCACCTGCATCGTGTGGTTCACCTTTGAACTGGTGCTCCGGTTCATGGTCTGCCCCAGCAAGACTGACTTCTTCAGGAACATCATGAACATCATCGACATCATCTCCATCATCCCCTACTTTGCAACCCTCATCACGGAGCTGGTCCAGGAGACAGAGCCGAGTGCCCAGCAGAACATGTCCCTGGCCATCCTGAGGATCATCCGCCTTGTGAGGGTCTTCCGCATCTTCAAGCTCTCCCGCCACTCCAAGGGGCTGCAGATCCTGGGGCAGACACTGAAGGCTTCCATGCGGGAGCTGGGGCTgctcatcttcttcctcttcatcgGCGTCATCCTTTTCTCCAGCGCAGTCTACTTTGCCGAGGTGGATGAGCCAGAGTCCCATTTCTCTAGCATTCCTGATGGCTTCTGGTGGGCAGTGGTCACCATGACAACTGTGGGCTATGGGGACATGTGCCCAACCACCCCAGGGGGAAAAATCGTGGGCACTCTGTGTGCCATTGCAGGGGTCCTCACCATTGCCCTCCCTGTGCCTGTTATTGTCTCCAACTTTAACTACTTCTACCATCGGGAGACTGAGAATGAGGAGAAGCAGAGCATCCCAGGAGAAATCAACAAACTCCTCAACAGTGCAGGCTCAAGAATGGGCAGCACAGACTCTCTTAGCAAGACCAACGGTAGCTGCTCTACAGAGAAGTCCAGGAAGTAATATCTCCAGGGCTTCTTGGCCCCGAGTCTCccaggtctctctgtctctctctcctcctcccacctcttgcTCTCTGTCTTTCCAGAGACCAAAATATATCATCTGTGACCACAGACCATCTTTGATTGGAAACTATTTTAATAAACTGATACTTCTGTTCtattttctcagctgtttctttttcaattgaCTGTAGAAAGATTCCATTCTCCTTTCCTATAAGGGGGGAGTTCAGGTCCTTGCACCTCACCTGTGGTGCCCAAGATCAGCAATATCGTCATCAGGTGGAAGCAAGGAAATGCAGACTCCAAGCCCACCTCAGACCTGCTGAAGCAGAATCTACACTTTAATAAGATCCCAGGTGATTCACTGTCACAATAAAGATGAAGAAGAGCTAGCTCTGGTCTTCCTAAGAGGAAGCACCTTGAAAGGCCAGAAGTGGCTGGGAGCAATGAGTAAGAGCTCAGAGTTGTTTTAATAATAGTACCATACACTTGAGTAGCATTGCTTACATTTTCCAAAGCCCTTTCACCTATATTATCTCACTGCATCTAAAAATAACCAGTAGAACAGACATGACTATTATTTCCACATTGTAGAACAAACCAGGAGACGgcgacttgcctaaggtcacccaTAACCATGAACAGTCAGTGCTGGAACCCAAATCTCCCATCTGCTGGTCTTGACTATTATTTCCACGTTGTAGATGAACAAAGCAGGAGACGGCGACTGGCCTAAGCTCTCTCAGAATGGTAAACATTCAGTGGTGGAACCCAAATCTCCTACCTGCTAGCCAGGTGCTCTTTCCACGTGAGGAGAATGTGATAGAACTGAGGACAAGGGGGAGAGGAATTCGAGGGGTCTGTCTTTCAGAGGATCCAGGCAGCACATTTCCAGACAAGCACACTCTTCCTGAGGAGGGGGGTCCCCCCTTCCCGTGCAGCCTGGGAGGCAATGCCAGCCTGGCCTCCTCGCTCCTCAGTCCCTCCCTTGGGCAGTGGACAAGCAGAAACGTTCTCTTTGCCCATCtccatgaatttgtgcaaacacTGGGGATCCTGAGTGTGGGGAGTATATATACCAAGGCCTCAGAGAACTGCTCCAGGAAAATGTACAGGCCCACCTACCTTGGGGTTCAGCTCCCTGAGTCATCAGAGATTGACCAGTAGCCTGTGGGGCAGCTGGGGTGGGAGCAGCAGGACCCTTAGACATGTGTGCAGAGGCCAGTCCCTATCCCCAAGGAGGGCGGTTGTCATAGGAACTGAGGAACTGCCTTCCTGGGAGAGGATCTTGCTCAGCCCATCATGATCCCAGGATGACAGAATGGAGTTGGGATTCCCCTAAAAGCAAGGAAGGAAGTCTCTACTCTGTCTCTCCCCCTCACCCCTCAAGTTAGGAGGCCCGTGCCTTCCTCAGACCCAATAACCAATGTCTGGTCATACACCAAAGGAGAGTCAGCATCAGAATAATGCCCTTGGGCTGCAGGTCACTGCACAGTTCCACTTTATGCAACCCAAACCATACACCAACAGCATGTTAACCTTGGAACATACCCAGTTCCACACAAGCCTGGGAGACACAGCTCTGTAGCCCCAGGTACCACCATACAACTTCCACTTCCAGGTAGACTAACAAATGAACTGGTGTGGGGGAAAGCTGATCCTCTCCTCTCCTGTGTCCTTAGTCTAGGCCCTAAGAAGCTGGACTTAGTCACAGTAAGTCTCCATCCTGCTCTAAAAGTCTCAATCTCCTTCTTGCATGTTAACTCCAAGATGTAACTTGGCACTGAGTCACAGAAAGATCTGGCCTTGGCTTTGCAGCCCTTGGAGCTGGGCCAGCAGGACTCCTGTCCCAGACCTGAGCCTCAGGTTTCTGAACTTTGATATACCTTCCTCACAATTTCCTAAGTtccctttcaattttcttcttgaGATCATTCTCCAATTCTCTTCACATTCTTCAGCTTCCAAGCATAGGGTTGACCAGATGTCCTGGACTCACACCTATGGGATTACCCTGAAGCCTTATGCCAGGCTCCAGTGCCAGGATGGTGGTCTGCTGAACAGATTGCTCCCACTGTCTGGGGTGGCATTTCTCTTACAGGCTCACACAAGCTCAGATGCCAGGATGGTGATTGGCACTCTGATTTAGGGTGATGCAAATTTTTATATACACCAGGGCCCTTGCAAAAACCATTTGCCCAGAACCTAAGCACATTTGACAAAAGAGCCCACATGCCCGCATTCTGCCTTCTGGGAGCCACGTCATCATAATCCTTTATACTAAAACCTCTCCCCACAGAGAAACCCTTTGCCCTCTCACGTCAGCCCTCCAAGTAGATATTATTACCCTCATTTTGCCATATGAGGAAACTGGTTCAGAGaggttcaaggtcacacagccaggaagcagTAGAGAGGGATGTGAATCTAGGTCTCTTTGATGTTAAAATGTATCCCACCAGGCTGCCTACCCAGAGTATCCTAACCCAGAGAACAGCCTCTGCTGGAGTGAGGAAGTAGGGTTGTGTCATGATACAGACTGGGCACATTCCTGGGAGCAAATAGGCTCTTCACCTAAAGCCCctactttcttattctttctaatTTCATATTCAGAGGCTAAGCCACGTGTTGCATTACAGCTTCACATAATGCAAACAAGGTAACATACTTAGACTCCAGAGCAGACTGGACCAATGTCCCCAGAAGCCAAGACAGAGCCCTGGAGCTGCAGCCATTCTCTTCCTGGGATCCTGTAGGAAGAGTCCAGTCTAGCAGGGCAGAGAGAGCCATTCTTCTTCTCCAGTCAATCCATTTATCCCCAGGAGTTAAGAGGACTGATCATAGGATTCTGATGCCCAGGAAGCAGGTCTAGGCCTTCAGGTTGGAGTAAGGGAGTGGGGCTGCAGAAACAAGCCTCCAAGACACCGCCCCTACCCTCCACCGCCATGCCACTGCTGCCAATAGGCCTGGTGTCATGGTCTCTGCGTGCCTGCACTGAGTCATCTATTTCTTCTCCAACAACCCAGGGAGATGGACTATGGGCGTTCCTTTCACCATCCATCTGCCCAGCCTCC
Coding sequences within:
- the KCNA10 gene encoding potassium voltage-gated channel subfamily A member 10, which encodes MDVCGWKEMEVALVNFDNSDEIQEEPGYATDFDPTTPKGWPGSSPFSNWKTLINDSTSHETVFSKLPGDYIDSPGPETVVLNEGYQRVIINIAGLRFETQLRTLNQFPETLLGNREKRMQFFDSMRNEYFFDRNRPSFDGILYYYQSGGKIRRPANVPIDVFADEISFYELGSEAMDQFREDEGFIKDPETLLPTNDIHRQFWLLFEYPESSSAARGVAVVSVLVVIISITIFCLETLPEFREDRELKVVRDPSLNMSKTVLSHTMFTDPFFMVESTCIVWFTFELVLRFMVCPSKTDFFRNIMNIIDIISIIPYFATLITELVQETEPSAQQNMSLAILRIIRLVRVFRIFKLSRHSKGLQILGQTLKASMRELGLLIFFLFIGVILFSSAVYFAEVDEPESHFSSIPDGFWWAVVTMTTVGYGDMCPTTPGGKIVGTLCAIAGVLTIALPVPVIVSNFNYFYHRETENEEKQSIPGEINKLLNSAGSRMGSTDSLSKTNGSCSTEKSRK